One segment of Candidatus Zixiibacteriota bacterium DNA contains the following:
- a CDS encoding transcriptional regulator, with protein sequence MKTEITNQIIKIVKRLGIVRPRDMDEYDIHRKYIHMLYNQGVLNRIGRGLYTLPETEPSENRSIAEACKRVPSGIVCLLSALRFHDLTTQSPYEIWMAIDNKARSPKELGIPIRIARFSGKVLTSGIERHNIEGVTIRVYNPAKTVADCFKFRNKIGLDVALEALRDCHRARKCTMDDLWKYAKICRVANIMKPYLESLV encoded by the coding sequence ATGAAAACGGAAATTACAAATCAAATTATTAAAATTGTCAAACGGCTGGGTATTGTCAGACCAAGAGATATGGATGAATATGACATACATCGCAAGTATATCCATATGCTATATAATCAGGGTGTGCTAAATCGGATTGGACGAGGCCTTTATACCCTGCCTGAGACAGAGCCGTCTGAAAATAGGAGTATTGCCGAGGCATGTAAACGGGTACCGTCAGGAATAGTATGCCTGCTCTCAGCACTCAGATTTCACGATCTGACAACCCAATCGCCGTATGAAATCTGGATGGCCATTGACAATAAGGCTCGTAGCCCCAAAGAGCTTGGCATTCCTATACGGATAGCAAGATTTTCCGGTAAAGTACTTACGTCCGGAATCGAACGACACAATATTGAAGGCGTTACGATCCGCGTTTATAATCCGGCGAAAACAGTTGCCGATTGTTTTAAATTCAGAAATAAAATTGGGCTGGATGTTGCCCTTGAAGCTCTTCGCGATTGTCATCGGGCTCGCAAATGCACAATGGATGATCTCTGGAAATATGCTAAAATCTGCAGGGTTGCTAATATCATGAAACCTTATCTGGAGTCTCTGGTATGA
- a CDS encoding nucleotidyl transferase AbiEii/AbiGii toxin family protein: MSKRNFENLEASVRQRLLNLSRERNEDFNLILTRYAVERFLYRLSKSKHVDRFILKGAMLTVIWIGEVHRPTRDLDLLGFGDPEAEALKAVIREICLVEVMKDGLEYDADSVEIEEIRGNQEYPGQRVKVNAKLGSARIRIQIDVGFGDAVTPKAKLINYPVLLDFPAPRIKAYNKETQITEKLQSMVFLGMANSRMKDFYDIYILSKTFSFDGNILVKAIKTTFERRGTQIPEDIPLALSDEFANSTDKNTQWKAFINRNSLEDIGVDFPQLIKLLREFLLEPLQATAVGSPFRYKWNGSNWK; this comes from the coding sequence ATGAGCAAAAGGAATTTTGAAAATCTTGAGGCTTCGGTTCGTCAGCGTCTTTTAAATCTCAGCCGAGAACGAAATGAGGATTTCAACTTAATCCTGACACGTTATGCGGTTGAAAGATTCCTATATCGACTATCAAAATCTAAACATGTAGACAGATTTATTCTTAAAGGTGCGATGCTAACCGTCATTTGGATAGGCGAAGTGCACCGTCCAACTCGTGATCTGGATTTGCTTGGTTTTGGCGATCCGGAAGCAGAAGCGCTTAAGGCAGTAATCAGAGAGATATGCTTGGTAGAGGTTATGAAGGATGGACTTGAATATGATGCTGACAGTGTAGAGATAGAGGAAATTCGCGGCAATCAGGAATATCCCGGACAGCGAGTGAAGGTAAACGCGAAACTAGGTAGCGCCAGGATTAGAATACAGATCGATGTTGGTTTTGGTGATGCCGTAACCCCAAAGGCGAAATTAATTAACTATCCAGTATTGCTTGATTTTCCGGCTCCTCGAATCAAAGCTTATAATAAAGAGACCCAGATTACTGAGAAACTACAATCTATGGTTTTCCTGGGGATGGCCAACAGTCGAATGAAAGATTTCTATGACATTTATATTCTCTCCAAGACTTTTTCGTTCGATGGTAATATACTCGTCAAAGCCATAAAGACAACGTTTGAACGAAGAGGCACACAGATTCCAGAGGACATACCTTTGGCTTTAAGTGATGAATTTGCGAATAGCACGGATAAGAATACTCAATGGAAAGCATTCATAAATCGGAATAGTCTTGAAGATATTGGTGTTGATTTCCCTCAACTTATAAAATTGCTCCGAGAATTTTTACTTGAACCACTACAGGCCACCGCGGTTGGTAGTCCATTCAGGTACAAATGGAATGGCAGTAATTGGAAATAA
- a CDS encoding DEAD/DEAH box helicase: protein MQNETEKELLRKLRDLQEENKRLRIENNRLKKILESFSIKPVFSMKLQEQTDGERPVSNEEAEIEPNLEFDKVRLFRDLFRGREDVFAFRWENKSGKSGYSPACAHEWDPLLCRKPCSKCPNSDYLPITDSVIEEHLAGKKTIGIYPLLTEESCYLLAADFDKECWQDDVGAYLQSCREMNVPAALEQSRSGQGGHIWIFFSEAIPAILARKLGSVVLTNALSKRHKIGFDSYDRFFPSQDTMPKGGFGNLIALPLQKMPREKGNTVFLDVDLRPYPDQWRFLASIKRMNPDEARYIVKNAERSNSVIGVRAVKYDDLAQDDPWALPPSKQVPELEFKGPFPKSISIVCSNLLFIEKEKLSSQLISRLVRLAAFQNPEFYRAQSMRLSTFGKPRIIYCAEEFPKHIGLPRGCLDEIRSLLNSLNIETKLEDKRFQGKTIDVSFEGKLQDIQYGAASKMLENEDGVLVAPTGFGKTVIASWLIAQRKVNTLILVHRRILMDQWRERLSLFLDIPLKDIGMYGGGKKRLTGIIDIAVIQSLQRKGEVQNFVADYGHVIIDECHHVSAFSFEQVLKQVKAQYVLGLTATPARRDGHHPIIIMQCGPIRAKIDSKIVALERPFKHVVLLKETCFKIPESMIEPTIQELYSALVNDRERNNQIAEEILASIAEGRSPLVLTERTEHLKILSEMLGDSIKNLMVLKGGMGKRQREAVLDQLKSISDNEEQIILATGRHIGEGFDDARLDTLFLVMPISWRGTLQQYVGRLHRLHDNKREVRVYDFVDRQVPMLFRMFNKRLAGYKAIGYSIGSETTSS, encoded by the coding sequence ATGCAGAATGAAACCGAAAAAGAATTGTTACGTAAGTTGCGTGATCTGCAGGAGGAGAACAAACGCCTTCGTATCGAAAACAACAGGTTGAAGAAAATTCTTGAATCCTTTTCCATTAAACCGGTCTTTTCCATGAAATTACAGGAACAAACTGATGGCGAAAGGCCTGTATCCAATGAAGAAGCTGAAATCGAACCGAATTTGGAATTCGATAAGGTTCGGCTTTTTCGGGATCTGTTTCGAGGACGAGAAGATGTATTTGCTTTCCGGTGGGAAAATAAATCAGGCAAATCTGGCTATTCTCCAGCTTGTGCCCATGAATGGGATCCATTGCTCTGCAGAAAGCCGTGTTCAAAATGCCCCAACAGCGATTATCTGCCAATTACGGATTCAGTGATCGAAGAGCATCTCGCCGGCAAAAAGACTATAGGAATCTACCCACTGCTGACCGAAGAGAGCTGTTACTTGTTGGCTGCAGATTTCGACAAGGAGTGTTGGCAGGATGATGTAGGCGCTTATCTGCAATCCTGCAGGGAGATGAATGTCCCCGCGGCCCTGGAGCAGTCGCGCTCCGGGCAAGGTGGTCACATCTGGATTTTCTTCTCAGAAGCAATACCAGCCATATTAGCCCGCAAACTGGGTAGTGTCGTATTAACAAATGCTCTATCAAAAAGACATAAGATCGGCTTTGACTCATACGATCGCTTCTTTCCAAGTCAGGATACTATGCCGAAAGGGGGCTTTGGAAATTTGATAGCGTTGCCGCTGCAGAAGATGCCAAGAGAGAAGGGGAATACCGTATTTCTTGATGTCGATTTAAGGCCGTATCCAGACCAATGGAGATTTCTGGCATCCATCAAGAGAATGAATCCTGATGAGGCAAGATACATTGTCAAAAATGCCGAAAGATCAAACTCGGTAATTGGTGTTCGAGCCGTAAAATATGACGATCTCGCTCAAGATGATCCTTGGGCACTCCCACCTTCAAAGCAAGTACCTGAGCTGGAGTTTAAGGGGCCCTTTCCTAAAAGCATTTCAATTGTCTGCAGCAATTTGCTTTTTATTGAGAAAGAAAAGTTATCTTCACAGTTAATTAGCCGATTAGTGCGGCTTGCAGCTTTTCAGAATCCAGAATTTTATCGTGCTCAGTCTATGCGCCTTTCCACATTTGGAAAACCTCGTATTATTTACTGTGCAGAGGAATTCCCAAAACACATTGGTCTTCCAAGAGGTTGCCTCGATGAAATCAGAAGCCTTCTTAATTCCTTAAACATAGAGACTAAGCTGGAAGATAAGCGATTTCAAGGAAAGACGATTGATGTATCATTTGAGGGTAAATTACAGGATATTCAATATGGCGCTGCTTCGAAGATGCTTGAAAATGAAGATGGTGTATTGGTAGCTCCTACCGGGTTTGGTAAGACCGTAATTGCCTCATGGCTGATCGCTCAGCGAAAAGTGAACACATTGATTCTCGTACATCGGAGAATACTGATGGACCAATGGAGAGAAAGGCTTAGTCTTTTTCTGGATATTCCACTCAAAGACATAGGGATGTATGGGGGTGGGAAAAAGAGGTTGACCGGTATAATTGATATTGCTGTTATTCAGAGTCTTCAGCGAAAGGGCGAGGTTCAGAATTTTGTGGCTGACTATGGGCATGTCATAATTGATGAGTGCCACCATGTATCGGCCTTTAGTTTTGAACAAGTTCTCAAGCAGGTTAAGGCGCAATATGTTCTCGGTCTGACCGCTACCCCGGCAAGACGAGATGGGCATCATCCTATTATCATAATGCAATGTGGTCCAATCCGGGCGAAAATAGACAGCAAAATTGTGGCACTTGAACGTCCATTCAAACATGTTGTGCTTCTCAAAGAGACCTGCTTTAAGATTCCAGAATCAATGATAGAGCCAACAATTCAGGAATTGTATTCGGCACTTGTCAATGATCGCGAGCGAAACAATCAAATTGCAGAAGAAATTCTTGCTTCTATTGCTGAAGGCAGATCTCCTCTGGTACTGACAGAAAGAACTGAGCACCTCAAGATTTTGTCTGAAATGCTGGGGGATTCTATAAAAAATCTGATGGTATTAAAGGGTGGAATGGGAAAGAGACAGCGGGAGGCTGTCTTGGATCAACTTAAGTCGATTTCCGATAATGAAGAACAAATCATTTTGGCTACCGGCAGGCATATTGGTGAGGGTTTTGATGACGCTCGCTTGGACACTTTATTCCTAGTGATGCCGATTTCCTGGCGTGGAACTCTGCAGCAATATGTAGGGCGCTTACATCGGCTACATGATAATAAGCGTGAGGTGCGGGTTTATGACTTTGTTGATAGGCAGGTTCCTATGCTTTTTCGTATGTTTAATAAAAGGCTGGCCGGATATAAAGCAATCGGCTACTCAATCGGAAGTGAAACAACCAGTTCTTAG
- a CDS encoding nucleotidyltransferase domain-containing protein: MYARKPKIESSIGVGSGIGEALFPKIRRKALALFLLNPEKQYYFREAVRLLGDTPGSLHRELKSLTAAGILSVEQIGMQKFYRANPESPVFDELKSIAEKTFGIADVIRDVLHTAAQDQIEVAWIYGSVASGKDTSSSDIDLMVIGALPFRELVAILKPVEEQMQRPINPTLYSESEFQKKVQDENHFLLNVLKSDKLFVVGNEDDLERLAQ; this comes from the coding sequence ATGTATGCGCGAAAACCGAAAATCGAATCGTCGATCGGGGTAGGCTCCGGAATAGGGGAAGCTCTGTTTCCCAAGATACGCCGGAAAGCGCTCGCGCTATTCTTACTCAATCCTGAAAAACAGTATTATTTCCGCGAAGCTGTCAGGCTACTTGGCGACACGCCCGGCTCCCTCCACCGCGAGTTAAAGTCACTGACAGCGGCCGGGATCCTGTCGGTAGAGCAGATCGGGATGCAAAAGTTCTACCGCGCGAATCCCGAGAGCCCGGTCTTCGATGAACTCAAGTCAATAGCCGAAAAGACATTTGGCATTGCGGATGTCATTCGTGACGTCTTACACACTGCAGCCCAAGATCAAATAGAGGTCGCGTGGATTTACGGATCAGTAGCCAGCGGTAAGGACACCAGCTCCAGTGACATCGACCTGATGGTGATAGGTGCTTTGCCGTTTCGCGAGTTGGTGGCTATTTTGAAGCCGGTAGAAGAACAGATGCAGCGCCCGATCAACCCGACGCTGTACTCGGAAAGTGAATTTCAGAAGAAGGTCCAGGACGAGAATCATTTTCTTTTGAACGTATTAAAATCCGACAAGTTATTCGTGGTGGGAAACGAAGATGACCTTGAAAGATTGGCTCAGTAG
- a CDS encoding class I SAM-dependent methyltransferase, with translation MELAGLNRSHLLKIADIGCGTGISTILLAKELDAKITAVDFLQEFLDELQIRAENNGVAEQITTLNCSMDALPFSDEEFDVIWSEGAIYNMGFEAGVAAWRRFLKPGGKLVVSEITWLSASRPSELQSHWDEEYPEIDVASAKIGILERHGYIPEAYFFLPPHCWFENYYRPMQDRLDAFLKRHGQSEQAKAIVEAEHHEIALYEKYGEYYSYGVYIAKKV, from the coding sequence ATGGAACTAGCCGGTCTCAATCGCTCGCACCTTTTGAAGATAGCAGATATTGGCTGCGGCACGGGAATATCAACGATTCTGCTGGCAAAAGAGCTGGATGCGAAAATAACCGCAGTGGATTTTCTGCAGGAGTTTCTGGACGAACTTCAAATCAGGGCGGAAAATAATGGGGTTGCAGAGCAGATCACAACATTGAACTGCTCCATGGATGCATTGCCTTTTTCTGATGAGGAATTCGACGTAATCTGGTCTGAGGGAGCTATCTATAACATGGGCTTCGAGGCCGGTGTGGCGGCTTGGAGGCGATTCCTGAAGCCTGGAGGAAAACTCGTCGTTTCGGAGATTACGTGGCTTAGCGCCTCGAGGCCGTCAGAGCTTCAGTCCCACTGGGACGAAGAGTATCCCGAAATAGATGTGGCCTCGGCAAAGATCGGCATCCTTGAGCGTCATGGTTATATTCCCGAGGCGTATTTCTTCTTACCGCCGCATTGCTGGTTTGAGAATTACTATCGGCCCATGCAGGACCGTCTCGATGCGTTCCTGAAGCGACATGGCCAGAGCGAGCAGGCAAAGGCCATCGTAGAAGCGGAACATCACGAAATAGCTCTTTATGAGAAGTACGGCGAATACTACAGCTATGGCGTCTATATAGCGAAGAAGGTTTGA
- a CDS encoding cytidylate kinase-like family protein, translated as MSVIAISRGSLLATRKLVEGLKARLQYKVISREEVIDAAGRYGIEETGLGEKDIMEMHPPGYWHERSNERAHYLTCFKTALLDFAVEGSIIYHGNLAHILLNEVPFVLRVRVNAPLGDRVKMLMEEEGISRERAFEKIKDMDNRRRLWTQFLYDAEVIDPIFFDLVLNLERIRIDDAIEMVVTEIAKDPFRPTEKSLKILKDLHLACIVKTHLMRSAKTMGLDLDVDADSSTGKIIVSGSLPPDAHQTREADIQSVLSGVESVKNVEVKVKFG; from the coding sequence ATGTCTGTCATAGCGATATCAAGAGGTTCTCTCTTGGCTACCAGAAAGTTGGTAGAAGGCCTAAAGGCCCGGCTGCAATATAAAGTCATCAGCCGCGAGGAGGTAATTGATGCGGCCGGACGTTACGGAATAGAGGAAACTGGTTTGGGTGAAAAAGATATAATGGAAATGCATCCGCCGGGCTACTGGCACGAACGGTCTAATGAAAGAGCGCATTATCTCACTTGTTTCAAGACGGCTTTGTTGGACTTTGCCGTGGAAGGTTCTATCATCTATCACGGAAATCTGGCTCATATCCTTCTTAACGAAGTTCCTTTCGTTCTCAGGGTCCGGGTGAATGCACCCCTCGGGGATCGAGTTAAAATGCTGATGGAAGAGGAGGGGATTTCCAGGGAAAGAGCTTTCGAAAAGATAAAGGATATGGATAACAGGAGAAGACTCTGGACGCAGTTCCTTTATGATGCCGAAGTCATTGATCCTATTTTTTTCGACCTGGTTCTGAACCTGGAAAGAATACGTATCGACGATGCAATTGAAATGGTTGTTACCGAAATTGCCAAAGATCCCTTTCGGCCTACGGAGAAATCTTTAAAGATCTTGAAAGATCTGCACCTGGCATGCATAGTAAAAACTCATCTTATGAGATCCGCAAAGACTATGGGACTGGACCTGGATGTGGATGCCGATTCATCGACAGGGAAAATCATAGTAAGTGGCAGCTTACCTCCTGACGCCCACCAGACCAGAGAAGCTGATATCCAGTCTGTCCTTTCAGGTGTTGAATCTGTCAAGAATGTTGAAGTTAAGGTGAAGTTTGGTTGA
- a CDS encoding DsrE family protein — MSEEKKEKLVIFGTHGPEDPERACLPFVIGNAALVMEVQVTIMLQGSAVFIAKEGCYEHVFAAGLPPLKDLIQSFIEQGGTLLICTPCIQERNITPDMLVKIAQPVKAARAVMEILEATNVMSY, encoded by the coding sequence ATGAGCGAAGAGAAAAAAGAGAAACTTGTTATCTTTGGAACCCACGGACCTGAAGACCCTGAGAGGGCATGTTTACCGTTTGTCATTGGCAATGCGGCTCTGGTCATGGAGGTGCAGGTAACTATTATGCTCCAGGGGTCAGCCGTCTTCATCGCAAAAGAGGGCTGTTATGAACATGTTTTTGCGGCCGGATTACCGCCTCTTAAAGATCTGATACAATCCTTCATTGAACAGGGCGGGACGCTTCTTATCTGCACGCCATGCATTCAGGAGCGAAATATAACACCGGATATGCTGGTGAAAATCGCACAGCCGGTTAAAGCCGCCAGGGCGGTCATGGAAATACTTGAAGCGACCAATGTTATGTCATACTGA
- a CDS encoding (Fe-S)-binding protein produces the protein MPLPTQHVLGILVDNLLKRKSVLKLSPRTTTRWAQGLTIPRGGETILYTGHMYQLIPAISALATKMAFFENSWITKFFGLGRFANKFINLAWFMARTDSSEVKQYNNILRSIAQLLQAAEVDFGYLYEDEMYSGALVHDEGVDDAFKQHAQRVFKVFKKNGVKSVITVDPHTTNMLRSVYPKYVQDFDVEVKSYLEVLVDSNIESMQTLDLNVTIHDSCVYARYENIVNEPRWLLNKAGAGIIEPEYAGKLTHCCGGPIESFFPGKAQAIADKRIEQLSAAGGNIVAMCPICLVNLKHAAKDKNIEVKDISEYLAKAYCGEFQPAESVRM, from the coding sequence ATGCCGCTACCAACGCAACATGTCCTGGGAATCCTGGTCGATAACCTGTTGAAGAGGAAAAGCGTACTTAAATTATCCCCTCGTACGACCACCAGGTGGGCCCAGGGATTAACTATACCCAGGGGTGGGGAAACGATCCTCTATACCGGTCATATGTATCAGCTCATCCCGGCTATCTCAGCTCTGGCCACCAAAATGGCCTTTTTCGAAAACTCATGGATTACAAAATTCTTTGGGCTGGGAAGGTTCGCGAATAAATTCATCAACCTTGCCTGGTTTATGGCCCGAACCGATTCCAGTGAAGTAAAGCAATACAACAATATCCTGCGCAGTATTGCGCAGTTACTTCAGGCGGCTGAAGTTGATTTTGGTTATCTCTATGAAGATGAAATGTACTCGGGCGCGCTTGTTCACGATGAAGGTGTTGATGATGCCTTCAAACAACACGCTCAGCGGGTATTTAAGGTTTTCAAGAAAAACGGCGTCAAGTCCGTAATTACCGTTGATCCCCACACGACAAACATGCTCCGGAGTGTTTACCCGAAATACGTTCAGGATTTCGACGTAGAAGTGAAGAGCTATCTTGAAGTGCTAGTTGACAGCAATATCGAATCGATGCAAACCCTTGATTTGAATGTGACTATTCATGATTCCTGTGTCTATGCTCGTTACGAGAACATCGTCAATGAGCCGCGCTGGTTGCTCAATAAAGCAGGAGCAGGAATCATCGAGCCGGAATATGCCGGGAAGCTGACGCATTGCTGCGGAGGTCCGATTGAGTCATTCTTCCCCGGCAAGGCTCAGGCGATCGCCGATAAGAGAATTGAGCAGTTATCCGCCGCAGGAGGTAATATCGTGGCTATGTGTCCTATCTGCCTCGTGAATCTTAAACATGCGGCCAAAGATAAAAATATTGAAGTTAAGGATATTTCCGAATACCTGGCGAAGGCCTACTGTGGTGAATTTCAACCTGCCGAGAGTGTACGAATGTAG
- a CDS encoding 4Fe-4S dicluster domain-containing protein — MTRVDSKFIDEIKTSESFNASACMNCGVCTAVCPMGLDILPRQLFRYVIIGVEDRVLENQETIFSCLMCKMCEQNCPAGVNITENVRTLRTYISRKVFGLLRN; from the coding sequence ATGACAAGAGTAGATTCAAAATTTATTGATGAAATAAAAACCTCGGAATCTTTTAACGCCTCGGCCTGCATGAATTGCGGTGTTTGTACCGCTGTTTGTCCGATGGGGCTGGATATTCTGCCCAGACAGCTCTTTCGCTACGTGATAATTGGCGTGGAAGATAGGGTTCTGGAAAATCAGGAGACAATTTTCTCCTGCCTCATGTGCAAAATGTGTGAGCAAAACTGCCCCGCAGGCGTCAATATTACGGAAAATGTAAGGACTCTTCGCACGTATATTAGCCGAAAAGTCTTTGGGCTATTGAGGAATTAA
- a CDS encoding MarR family transcriptional regulator translates to MINQNNRDLAEVMRDEMIMKERILSRLREEPATIPEIATVLEHPSVDVMLWIMAMWRYGIVEEVGKPDNEGFYKYRPVK, encoded by the coding sequence ATGATAAATCAAAATAATCGGGACCTCGCCGAGGTAATGAGAGATGAAATGATTATGAAAGAGCGTATTCTTTCCCGGTTGCGAGAGGAACCCGCGACTATCCCCGAAATTGCCACGGTGCTCGAACATCCCAGTGTTGATGTCATGCTATGGATTATGGCTATGTGGAGGTATGGTATTGTCGAAGAGGTCGGCAAACCCGACAATGAAGGCTTTTATAAATATCGACCGGTTAAATAA
- a CDS encoding CoB--CoM heterodisulfide reductase iron-sulfur subunit A family protein, whose translation MTDRRIGVYICYCGGNISDYVEVEKVRVAISRDPGVVVAKTTMFACSDAAQEEMIEDIKTNKLDGLVVASCSPKLHLFTFRAVAERAGLNPYQYVQVNLREQDSWAHQHDKDQATEKGIRLVRAGIAKCALTEPLSTMRIKTAPRVLIIGAGVAGLRAALSLSDMGLSVFVIEKEAEIGGWVGKFGSMFPNDRKGIDLIGTLAGEAGQRDNIKIFTSSELIEKGGSIGDFSVVIQVEGKEKISLNVGTVIVATGFDSYRLTEGEFGYGLDGVITLPDFKMMLDKSNGSLAFNGRKIKDIAYIYCVGSRQPREMENPNLYCSRYCCTAAVHTSLEVGKKDKSIHQFHLYRDMRTYGKYELLYNSALNNGSVFIKYADDDFPKVERAGDKVHIKVKDLLSHGEEFDIEVDLLILVTGMIPRKNNKLADVLKLPIGMDGFFNEIHPKLRPVETVIDGVFIAGASQGPKTLAESVTSSMAAVSKSAALLMKGYVDLEPLIAKIDPERCVWCDECTKACPYGAIEKVSADGKEVARIIPSLCKGGGTCVPLCPQDAIDVEGYTDVQITAMIDSLIKEVK comes from the coding sequence ATGACGGATAGAAGAATTGGCGTATACATATGTTACTGCGGCGGAAATATTTCCGACTATGTGGAAGTTGAAAAAGTCCGTGTGGCGATCAGCCGTGATCCCGGTGTGGTGGTGGCCAAAACGACCATGTTCGCTTGTTCCGATGCCGCGCAGGAGGAAATGATAGAGGACATAAAAACCAATAAACTTGATGGTTTGGTGGTAGCCTCATGTTCACCGAAATTGCACCTTTTCACATTCCGGGCCGTGGCGGAACGAGCCGGATTAAATCCCTATCAGTATGTACAGGTAAATCTCAGGGAACAGGATTCCTGGGCCCACCAGCATGATAAGGATCAGGCTACCGAAAAAGGTATCCGTCTGGTTCGGGCCGGAATAGCCAAATGCGCCCTGACAGAACCTCTTTCGACCATGAGAATCAAGACAGCGCCGAGAGTTCTTATTATCGGTGCCGGTGTGGCAGGATTGCGCGCCGCTCTTTCCCTGTCCGACATGGGATTATCTGTCTTTGTTATTGAGAAAGAAGCCGAAATTGGCGGCTGGGTCGGAAAATTCGGCAGTATGTTTCCAAACGATCGTAAGGGAATCGATCTTATCGGGACTCTCGCGGGGGAAGCGGGACAGCGAGATAATATCAAGATTTTTACTTCCTCCGAACTCATAGAAAAGGGCGGCAGTATTGGTGATTTTTCCGTGGTTATCCAGGTTGAAGGAAAGGAAAAAATATCGCTGAATGTCGGGACAGTCATTGTAGCAACCGGTTTTGATTCCTACCGGCTTACTGAGGGGGAGTTCGGCTATGGTCTTGATGGGGTCATTACTCTTCCGGATTTCAAAATGATGCTGGATAAGTCAAATGGCTCTCTGGCCTTTAATGGTCGTAAAATCAAAGACATAGCCTACATTTATTGTGTCGGCAGTCGTCAACCGCGGGAGATGGAAAATCCCAACCTCTATTGCTCGCGTTATTGTTGCACTGCGGCCGTGCATACATCCCTGGAGGTGGGCAAAAAAGACAAGTCAATTCACCAGTTCCATTTATACCGTGATATGAGAACATATGGCAAGTATGAACTTCTGTACAACAGCGCTCTAAACAATGGTTCCGTTTTTATCAAGTATGCCGATGATGACTTTCCGAAAGTTGAAAGAGCCGGCGACAAAGTACATATTAAGGTAAAGGATCTGCTTTCTCATGGCGAGGAGTTTGATATTGAAGTCGACCTGCTCATACTTGTAACAGGTATGATTCCAAGAAAAAACAATAAGCTGGCAGATGTCCTGAAGCTTCCGATTGGCATGGATGGTTTCTTCAATGAAATTCACCCCAAGCTCAGGCCGGTCGAAACGGTCATTGATGGGGTATTTATTGCCGGAGCTTCCCAGGGTCCCAAAACACTGGCGGAGAGTGTGACCTCCTCAATGGCGGCCGTTTCCAAAAGCGCCGCACTGCTGATGAAAGGATATGTTGATCTCGAACCTCTTATTGCCAAAATCGATCCTGAAAGGTGCGTTTGGTGTGATGAATGCACGAAAGCCTGTCCTTATGGCGCCATTGAGAAAGTATCCGCCGACGGCAAGGAAGTGGCGAGGATTATACCTTCTTTGTGTAAGGGAGGGGGCACATGTGTTCCGCTTTGTCCTCAGGACGCGATCGACGTTGAGGGATACACGGATGTCCAGATTACCGCCATGATTGACTCGCTCATTAAAGAGGTTAAATGA